In a genomic window of Flavobacteriales bacterium:
- the murF gene encoding UDP-N-acetylmuramoyl-tripeptide--D-alanyl-D-alanine ligase, translating into MFFALKGPRFNANALASEALEKGARFAVVDEPEFATDERCILVPDVLAALQELGRYHRRQFGFPVLAITGSNGKTTTKELVHAVLSTDRCTLATEGNLNNHIGVPLTLLRANKDHSFAIIEMGANKPGDIAELMSIAEPTHGVITNIGKAHLEGFGGLDGVVRAKTELFRWLAGHGGAVLVNADDALLMREAGGFEKCITYGNGQACRTQGGLLDSGSCLSLWFRGVSGERFEARTQLIGSYNLPNALAAIAVGQAFGVPDRLIARALEMYSPGNNRSQWKDTGRNQLIMDAYNANPSSVEVALRNFASMETDRPKLAVLGDMLELGPEGKGEHVRMAELCDSLALPVVFVGPLYAEAVGEGAFKDINALLASWAGSAPRDMLIMLKGSRGMRLEQLVPLL; encoded by the coding sequence ATGTTCTTCGCATTGAAGGGTCCGCGCTTCAACGCTAATGCGCTGGCGTCGGAAGCACTCGAGAAGGGCGCGCGTTTCGCAGTCGTTGACGAGCCGGAATTCGCCACGGACGAGCGTTGCATCCTGGTGCCTGACGTGCTGGCCGCGTTGCAGGAACTTGGTCGGTACCATAGAAGGCAGTTCGGTTTTCCCGTGCTCGCCATTACCGGCTCGAACGGGAAGACCACGACGAAAGAGCTGGTGCATGCTGTTCTTTCCACCGATCGATGCACCCTGGCCACAGAAGGCAATCTGAACAATCACATTGGTGTGCCCTTGACCCTGCTCCGCGCGAATAAGGACCATTCATTCGCCATCATCGAAATGGGCGCCAACAAGCCCGGTGACATCGCTGAGCTGATGTCAATAGCCGAACCCACCCACGGGGTCATCACCAACATCGGTAAAGCGCACCTGGAAGGATTCGGAGGCCTTGACGGCGTTGTACGCGCGAAGACGGAGCTTTTCCGCTGGTTGGCCGGACATGGCGGGGCCGTATTGGTCAATGCGGACGATGCATTGCTCATGCGGGAGGCTGGGGGCTTTGAGAAGTGCATCACCTACGGCAACGGTCAGGCCTGCCGAACGCAAGGCGGCTTGCTCGACTCCGGATCTTGTTTGTCGCTATGGTTTCGGGGGGTGAGTGGCGAACGTTTCGAAGCACGAACGCAGCTAATTGGGTCTTATAATCTGCCCAATGCACTGGCCGCCATTGCCGTTGGCCAGGCATTCGGAGTCCCGGACAGATTGATTGCGCGAGCCTTGGAGATGTATTCACCCGGGAATAACCGATCGCAGTGGAAGGATACCGGACGCAATCAGCTTATCATGGATGCCTACAATGCGAATCCTTCCAGTGTGGAGGTTGCATTGCGGAATTTCGCTTCCATGGAAACCGATCGGCCGAAGCTCGCCGTGCTCGGAGATATGCTCGAACTCGGGCCCGAGGGCAAAGGCGAGCATGTTCGAATGGCAGAATTGTGTGATTCACTGGCCCTGCCGGTTGTGTTCGTTGGGCCCCTTTACGCCGAAGCAGTCGGGGAAGGTGCTTTCAAGGACATCAATGCCCTGCTTGCGTCATGGGCTGGTTCTGCACCTAGGGACATGCTCATAATGCTCAAGGGTTCGCGCGGGATGCGATTGGAGCAGTTAGTTCCCTTGCTCTGA